From Oryza sativa Japonica Group chromosome 4, ASM3414082v1, one genomic window encodes:
- the LOC4337358 gene encoding probable adenylate kinase 6, chloroplastic, translating to MAAISRAIRACAAAGSRRSMASSAKEVAAAGARAAAAVARRGREREREEDGRRVQWVFLGCPGVGKGTYASRLSQMLRVPHIATGDLVRDALASPGPFSEQLAEIVNNGKLVSDEIIINLLSKRLEEGAEKGELGFILDGFPRTIRQAEILEGVTDIDLVINLKLREEALLAKCLGRRMCSQCGGNFNVASIDMEGENGGPRMYMPPLLPPPQCESKLITRPDDTEEVVKERLRVYHDLCEPVEDFYRARGKLLEFNLPGGIPESWPKLLQALNLDPGNERSAAA from the exons ATGGCGGCGATCTCGCGCGCGATCCgggcgtgcgccgccgcggggTCCCGGCGGAGCATGGCGTCGTCGGcgaaggaggtggcggcggccggggcgcgggcggcggcggcggtggcgcggcgcgggcgggagcgggagcgggaggaggacgggAGGCGCGTGCAGTGGGTGTTCCTGGGCTGCCCCGGGGTGGGGAAGGGCACCTACGCCAGCCGCCTCTCGCAGATGCTCCGCGTGCCCCACATCGCCACCGGCGATCTCGTCCGCGACGCCCTCGCCTCCCCGGGCCCCTTCTCCGAGCAG CTTGCGGAGATTGTGAATAATGGAAAGCTAGTGTCGGATGAGATCATAATAAATCTTCTGTCAAAGCGGCTTGAAGAGGGAGCAGAAAAGGGTGAGCTGGGCTTCATCCTTGATGGTTTTCCAAGAACCATAAGACAAGCG GAGATACTTGAAGGAGTCACGGATATTGATTTGGTCATCAACCTCAAACTCCGAGAAGAGGCTCTGCTTGCAAAATGCCTTGGTAGAAGGATGTGCAGCCAGTGTGGTGGAAATTTTAATGTAGCGTCCATTGATATGGAGGGCGAAAATGGTGGTCCTCGAATGTACATGCCTCCACTACTGCCTCCTCCACAGTGTGAATCAAAGTTGATAACTAGGCCTGATGATACTGAAGAGGTGGTAAAGGAGCGATTGCGTGTTTATCATGATTTG TGTGAGCCAGTGGAGGACTTCTACAGAGCACGTGGTAAACTATTGGAGTTCAATCTACCAGGAGGAATTCCAGAATCATGGCCGAAGTTACTGCAAGCATTGAATTTAGACCCTGGCAATGAAAGATCTGCAGCAGCATGA